The Nostoc sp. 'Lobaria pulmonaria (5183) cyanobiont' DNA window TTTCCACTGTCAGCTAAACTTAAAATTCAGGACTTAGCACTCTAAACTCAGGACTGACAATGACTGAAGCAACGGCCGGTAAAGACCAACAACATCCACTTTATAACCGCGATCGCCCCCTTATTGATATTTTACTTGTTCAAGAGGCTACAGACTATAATTTAGCAGAATTGGCTAGACTGCGAATGCGCTATCAAGGGTTTCCAGGGGCGAGAGACATCCAAAAAGACTTAGATAAAGTCTTGCAGCAGTGGGGTTTGACCGAAGCCCAGCTTTTTGAGAAAACTCGTCAAATTCACGATTTGGGTGGAATTTACAAAAGCCGTGGCAAGAAAGATGAACAGGATTGGAATTAGTTATGGAAAATAGGGCATTGGGAATTGGGTATTTAGTTATTCTTTCCCATTCCTAACTCCTGACTCAGCCCTGGAATGACGATCGCTAATTCTGTGCCTTTGCCTAATTCAGATGTCACTGTGAGTTGTCCACCATGTTTTTTTTATAATCTACCGGGAAGTGGCTAATCCTAAAACAGTATCTTTATTTACTAGCTTAGTAATAAATAACCAAATAGTTTTTGAAATATTAAAATAAACCTTGCGATCGCTACCTCGTTTCCAGAACGAGATGGGTTTAGACATTGTTTAGTAAAATGACTTGCACCGTTGAGGGTGTTATTGCCTATCTAATGGGGGAGAGAATGTATTTTATTACTAAGGATAGTTTTGAATTGAACCAACTCGTATTTAATATAACAGGTACTGAAGAATCAACTTTGTCAGTGATTAATCTTTCCCCTGCGACCAAGGAGTAATAATGGTTTTAAGTCAATATCAACGTGCTGTAGGCGTATTTACTCATCGGATAGATGCAGAGCGGGCAATACATGAGTTGAAAGATTCTGGCTTGGCGAT harbors:
- a CDS encoding DUF3288 family protein, coding for MTEATAGKDQQHPLYNRDRPLIDILLVQEATDYNLAELARLRMRYQGFPGARDIQKDLDKVLQQWGLTEAQLFEKTRQIHDLGGIYKSRGKKDEQDWN